One stretch of Saccharomonospora xinjiangensis XJ-54 DNA includes these proteins:
- a CDS encoding HAAS signaling domain-containing protein, with protein MSTHTHPVVRAYLARVRTALADLPGAEIDEIVDDVRPHLAEIAERLGERADVAGMIAELGTPESYAAEVRSTGEYPPPPAAEEPARSGTPRLALARVALWGLLASVACAAVAGAVLASGEFDDDKALVLVLLVGAMVAVSGGYLVLRGTATVRELPELRGLLDAGREGNGVPRVARCLRALNPVWWVLSALVLGLLAVVAVVGHGGGVLGLVTMLALAGLALWAGPRSARDYRMVAVTLPLSAFVVGVGAGLADYVIGTARSSAAPYSAPPVEYLNYTNGGEPLLFYGSEEIGNIYVFDAKGNPLTDVYLYTEQGSPIRVPRYGCEEFTGGTMRTGTDNQFPRPRIDQGGVDDHGIVNGYNAYKPFCEEIDGVPFTVAVPNGK; from the coding sequence ATGAGCACACACACTCACCCCGTCGTACGCGCGTACCTCGCCAGGGTGCGGACAGCGCTGGCGGACCTGCCGGGGGCGGAGATCGACGAGATTGTCGATGACGTGCGTCCCCATCTCGCCGAGATCGCCGAGCGGCTCGGTGAACGCGCTGATGTCGCCGGCATGATCGCCGAACTCGGCACACCGGAAAGCTACGCCGCCGAAGTGCGGTCCACGGGCGAGTACCCGCCTCCGCCGGCAGCGGAGGAGCCTGCCCGCTCCGGGACGCCCCGCCTTGCCCTCGCGCGGGTGGCGCTGTGGGGCCTTCTGGCGAGCGTGGCCTGCGCGGCGGTGGCGGGTGCGGTGCTGGCCTCCGGCGAGTTCGACGACGACAAAGCGTTGGTGTTGGTGTTGCTGGTCGGCGCGATGGTGGCTGTCTCCGGGGGCTACCTCGTGCTGCGCGGTACGGCCACGGTGCGGGAGCTTCCGGAGCTGCGCGGACTGCTCGACGCGGGCCGGGAGGGAAACGGCGTGCCGCGCGTTGCGCGCTGCTTGAGGGCGTTGAACCCGGTGTGGTGGGTGCTGTCCGCACTGGTGCTGGGGTTGCTGGCCGTGGTCGCGGTGGTCGGTCACGGCGGTGGTGTCCTCGGGCTGGTGACGATGCTGGCCCTTGCCGGACTGGCGCTGTGGGCGGGACCGAGGTCCGCGCGTGATTACCGGATGGTGGCGGTGACGTTACCGCTGTCGGCGTTCGTGGTGGGGGTCGGCGCGGGCCTCGCCGACTACGTGATCGGGACGGCGCGGTCGTCCGCCGCCCCGTACTCGGCCCCTCCCGTTGAATACCTCAACTACACCAACGGAGGCGAACCGCTGCTGTTCTACGGGTCGGAGGAGATCGGCAACATCTACGTCTTCGACGCGAAAGGCAACCCGCTCACCGATGTCTACCTCTACACCGAGCAGGGCTCCCCGATCCGGGTTCCCCGCTACGGGTGCGAAGAATTCACGGGGGGAACGATGAGAACGGGTACGGACAATCAATTCCCGCGTCCGCGTATCGATCAGGGCGGTGTGGACGATCACGGCATCGTGAACGGCTACAACGCCTACAAACCGTTCTGTGAGGAGATCGACGGGGTGCCGTTCACGGTGGCCGTGCCGAACGGGAAATGA
- a CDS encoding ROK family protein codes for MDEPSPELLESYTRLLDLVRSGVADTRPALSQRTGLGRTAITQRTTTLLDAGLLEEGDLNPSTGGRQARTLRFRKDAGRILTAELGATGFTAGVTDLLGTVLAMTHKDCDIAQGPDPVLAEVESALDALLADLGGDRSDVWGVGLGLPGPVEFATARPSEPPIMPGWNNYPVRQRLVARYDAPVWVDNEVNLLCLGELRTPGLPGEPGDLLYVKIGTGIGAGISHGGQLHRGAQGCAGDIGHAAVSDDNSVVCRCGKTGCLEAVAGGAALARDGERLARSGESPALAAVLSAKGTVTAADVTAAASAGDHHAVQLMVSAGRRIGAMLATMVNFYNPSTILLGGKIAEAGDLFLATIRETIYRRSLPLSTRELRIEKARLGEEGGLVGAAYMVLDELFSVRHFGKWLHEGSPSGVPAMHGSNGFRAGLTPA; via the coding sequence GTGGATGAGCCCAGTCCCGAGCTGCTGGAAAGCTACACACGCCTGCTCGACCTCGTCCGCAGCGGCGTGGCCGACACCCGGCCCGCGCTGAGCCAGCGAACCGGACTCGGACGGACCGCTATCACCCAGCGCACCACCACGCTCCTCGACGCGGGTCTGCTGGAGGAAGGCGACCTCAACCCCTCAACGGGTGGCCGCCAGGCGCGCACCCTGCGGTTCCGCAAGGACGCGGGACGCATCCTCACCGCGGAGCTCGGGGCCACCGGCTTCACCGCAGGCGTCACCGATCTCCTGGGCACGGTGCTCGCCATGACGCACAAGGACTGCGACATCGCGCAGGGCCCCGATCCTGTGCTGGCCGAGGTCGAGTCGGCCCTCGACGCCCTGCTGGCCGATCTCGGTGGTGACAGATCCGACGTGTGGGGTGTCGGGCTCGGCCTGCCGGGGCCGGTGGAGTTCGCCACCGCCCGCCCCTCGGAACCCCCGATCATGCCGGGTTGGAACAACTACCCCGTCAGGCAGCGACTCGTCGCCCGCTACGACGCGCCCGTCTGGGTCGATAACGAGGTCAACCTTCTATGCCTCGGCGAACTACGCACTCCAGGGCTCCCCGGAGAGCCAGGCGACCTGCTCTACGTCAAGATCGGCACCGGTATCGGGGCGGGTATCAGCCACGGCGGGCAGCTCCACCGCGGCGCGCAGGGATGCGCGGGCGACATCGGCCACGCCGCCGTGTCCGACGACAACTCCGTGGTGTGCCGGTGCGGCAAGACCGGGTGCCTCGAAGCGGTGGCCGGGGGTGCGGCACTCGCCAGGGACGGCGAACGGCTGGCCCGCTCCGGCGAAAGCCCCGCCCTCGCCGCCGTCCTGTCGGCGAAGGGCACCGTCACCGCCGCCGACGTCACCGCGGCGGCGAGCGCGGGCGACCACCACGCCGTGCAGCTGATGGTCAGCGCGGGCAGGCGCATCGGCGCCATGCTCGCCACGATGGTGAACTTCTACAACCCGTCCACCATCCTGCTCGGCGGCAAGATCGCCGAAGCAGGCGATCTGTTCCTCGCCACCATCCGCGAGACCATCTACCGCCGTTCGCTCCCGCTGTCCACGCGGGAGCTGCGCATCGAGAAGGCCCGGCTCGGCGAGGAAGGCGGCCTCGTCGGCGCCGCCTACATGGTGCTCGACGAACTCTTCTCCGTCCGCCACTTCGGCAAGTGGCTGCACGAGGGCTCACCCAGCGGCGTCCCCGCCATGCACGGCAGCAACGGCTTCCGAGCAGGGCTCACCCCCGCGTGA
- a CDS encoding PadR family transcriptional regulator, with the protein METSQLLKGVLDLAVLAVLRQGDGYGYDVLRRLRQSGLDEVGDASVYGTLRRLYKAGLLTTYVVASEEGPHRKYYGLNDLGRARLTESATTWRGFAATMERLLGEDP; encoded by the coding sequence GTGGAGACGAGCCAATTACTGAAGGGCGTACTCGACCTCGCCGTTCTGGCTGTGTTGCGGCAGGGCGACGGTTACGGCTACGACGTGCTGCGGCGTCTGCGTCAGTCCGGGCTGGACGAGGTCGGCGACGCCTCGGTGTACGGCACGCTGCGACGCCTGTACAAGGCCGGGCTGCTCACCACGTACGTCGTGGCCAGCGAGGAAGGCCCTCACCGCAAGTACTACGGACTCAACGACCTCGGCCGCGCCCGGCTCACGGAGTCGGCGACGACCTGGCGTGGTTTCGCGGCCACGATGGAGCGCCTGTTGGGAGAGGACCCATGA
- the mutM gene encoding bifunctional DNA-formamidopyrimidine glycosylase/DNA-(apurinic or apyrimidinic site) lyase — MPELPEVEVVRSGLEAHVVGRTVASVEVLHPRAIRRHVPGEADFTGRLIGAEITAVRRRGKYLWLDLSDGTAVLAHLGMSGQLLVQPPGTADERHLRVRFRFADGGPELRFVDQRTFGGLSLWEVVEADGSVVPSAIAHIARDPMDPLFDVVAVSRALRSRRTEVKRALLDQTLVSGIGNIYADEALWRVGLHWSRPTDRLTAAQARGVLTAAADVMAEALLVGGTSFDALYVNVNGESGYFVRSLDAYGREGEPCRRCGTPIIREPFMNRSSFSCPRCQPRPRTRR; from the coding sequence GTGCCGGAGTTACCCGAGGTCGAGGTCGTGCGGTCTGGTCTCGAAGCTCACGTCGTCGGGCGGACGGTGGCCTCCGTGGAGGTCCTGCACCCGAGAGCGATCCGCCGCCATGTACCGGGGGAGGCCGATTTCACGGGCCGTCTCATCGGTGCCGAGATCACGGCCGTCCGGCGGCGGGGCAAGTATCTGTGGCTCGACCTGTCCGACGGCACCGCCGTGCTCGCCCACCTCGGGATGAGTGGGCAGCTGCTCGTGCAACCACCTGGCACGGCGGACGAAAGACACCTGCGAGTGCGGTTCCGGTTCGCCGACGGCGGCCCGGAACTGCGGTTCGTCGATCAACGAACCTTCGGCGGCCTTTCGCTGTGGGAGGTGGTGGAGGCCGACGGTTCGGTGGTGCCGTCGGCCATCGCTCACATCGCGCGTGATCCGATGGACCCGCTGTTCGACGTCGTCGCCGTCTCCCGGGCTCTGAGGTCGCGGCGCACCGAGGTCAAACGCGCTCTGCTGGACCAGACTCTGGTGTCCGGCATCGGCAACATCTACGCGGACGAGGCGTTGTGGCGCGTGGGGCTTCACTGGTCACGCCCGACCGATCGGCTCACCGCGGCGCAGGCCCGTGGTGTGCTCACGGCGGCGGCCGACGTGATGGCGGAGGCGCTACTCGTGGGAGGCACGTCGTTCGACGCGCTCTACGTCAACGTCAACGGCGAGTCGGGGTACTTCGTCCGCTCGCTCGACGCCTACGGCAGGGAGGGCGAGCCGTGTCGTCGGTGCGGCACGCCGATCATCCGTGAGCCGTTCATGAACCGCTCGTCGTTCAGTTGCCCGCGCTGCCAGCCGAGGCCGCGAACGCGGCGTTGA
- a CDS encoding acylphosphatase: MLRHDGGVADEADATELARLTAWVHGMVQGVGFRWWTRSRALELGLVGRATNLVDGRVEVVAEGPKAACDRLLTLLRSGETPGRVDHVAELWSPPRGGLSGFVER; encoded by the coding sequence ATGCTGCGGCACGATGGGGGCGTGGCTGACGAGGCTGACGCAACCGAGCTCGCCCGGTTGACGGCATGGGTGCACGGCATGGTGCAGGGCGTGGGTTTCCGCTGGTGGACGCGGAGCCGCGCACTGGAACTGGGACTCGTGGGCAGGGCGACGAACCTCGTGGACGGCAGGGTCGAGGTGGTCGCCGAGGGCCCGAAGGCGGCGTGTGACCGCCTGCTGACACTCCTGCGCTCCGGGGAGACGCCCGGCCGTGTGGATCACGTTGCGGAGCTGTGGTCACCGCCGCGCGGCGGGCTGTCCGGTTTCGTGGAACGCTGA
- a CDS encoding general stress protein, which yields MTHAFSRTAFSPTPQAPQLPTMPTGWPIGSYDSYEEAQRAVDHLADKDFPVQEVTIVGVEPLLVERVAARLTWGKVLSSGAMSGAWFGLFVGLLLSFFTPGAGLAPIVIGLVSGVVFGMAFAAAGYAATRGRRDFVSHSQLVARRYDVLCQPRNAESGRNLLAQLAMSGQRW from the coding sequence ATGACCCACGCATTCTCACGGACGGCGTTCTCTCCGACGCCCCAGGCGCCGCAGCTACCGACCATGCCGACGGGCTGGCCCATCGGGTCCTACGACTCCTACGAGGAGGCGCAGCGTGCCGTCGATCACCTCGCCGACAAGGACTTCCCCGTTCAGGAGGTCACCATCGTGGGCGTCGAACCACTGCTGGTGGAGCGGGTGGCGGCACGGCTGACCTGGGGCAAGGTGCTGAGCAGCGGCGCGATGTCCGGCGCCTGGTTCGGCTTGTTCGTCGGGCTGCTGCTCAGTTTCTTCACCCCCGGCGCAGGGCTCGCCCCTATCGTGATCGGCCTGGTCTCCGGCGTGGTCTTCGGTATGGCTTTCGCTGCGGCAGGCTACGCGGCTACCCGAGGGCGTCGTGACTTCGTGTCGCACAGCCAACTGGTCGCACGCCGCTACGACGTACTGTGCCAGCCCCGCAACGCCGAGAGCGGCCGAAACCTGCTCGCCCAGCTCGCGATGTCGGGCCAGCGCTGGTAG